In one Cottoperca gobio chromosome 12, fCotGob3.1, whole genome shotgun sequence genomic region, the following are encoded:
- the prrc1 gene encoding protein PRRC1 — translation MMEESGIETTPPASPTPPLSAAATVSAPPMSIGLSSPLSHPGTSSVSPALAPVPSLPSFSSPMATPPSLTSQFPPPSTLASPFTSSSPFPPSTSPSLPPRASLIGLPPYSAPSMSAPPVGPPLSNFSMSAGYDITRGHAGRTPQTPLMPTFSSPTAMPGVVPNPMVQQPAMIGGVDSGSPITFPEEQEDPREPGHTNTGGGIWGFFKGVAGNTVVKTVLDRTKHSVESMITTLDPGMAPYIKSGGDIDIVVTSDKEVNVEAVRDAFQEVFGMALVTGEPGQSNIAPQPVGYAAGVKGAQERIDSLRRAGVIHEKQPVVSLENFIAELFPDKWFDIGCLILEDPNNSVRIEVFTQATPLALDHVQQAQSLTPPDYSLRWSGLIVTMGEVLERSLPNINRTDWHQAMTGMTQRQMIQSAAKALAGIYKQQLPPRTV, via the exons ATGATGGAAGAGAGTGGGATTGAGACTACACCTCCTGCCAGCCCTACACCTCCCCTGAGTGCGGCTGCCACAGTCAGCGCCCCGCCAATGTCTATCG GTCTGTCCAGCCCTCTGTCCCACCCTGGCACCAGCTCTGTCTCCCCCGCTCTCGCCCCtgttccctccctcccttctttcaGCAGCCCAATGGCCACACCCCCCTCCCTGACCTCCCagttcccccctccctccacactTGCCTCCCCCTTCACGAGCAGCTCTCCGTTTCCTCCTTCCACCTCCCCTTCCTTGCCTCCTCGGGCGTCCCTCATCGGACTACCACCCTATTCGGCTCCCAGCATGTCGGCTCCTCCCGTAGGCCCGCCTTTATCCAACTTCTCCATGAGTGCAGGATATGACATCACACGGGGTCATGCCGGTCGAACGCCACAGACACCCCTGATGCCAACATTCTCCAGTCCTACTGCCATGCCAG GTGTAGTGCCAAACCCCATGGTTCAGCAGCCAGCCATGATAGGAGGAGTAGATAGTGGATCTCCCATCACTTTCccagaggagcaggaagacCCCAGAGAGCCTGGGCACACCAACACTGGTGGAGGCATCTGGGGCTTTTTCAAG GGAGTAGCAGGTAACACTGTAGTAAAGACGGTCTTGGACAGAACCAAGCACTCTGTGGAGTCCATGATCACCACTCTGGATCCTGGCATGGCTCCATACATCA AGTCTGGTGGGGACATTGACATTGTGGTGACTTCAGATAAGGAGGTAAATGTGGAGGCAGTCAGAGATGCCTTTCAGGAGGTTTTTGGGATGGCCCTGGTCACTGGAGAGCCTGGTCAGTCCAACATCGCCCCACAGCCTGTAGGCTACGCAGCCGGTGTCAAG GGGGCTCAGGAGCGCATTGACAGCCTGCGTCGAGCCGGTGTGATCCATGAGAAGCAGCCAGTGGTCTCTTTGGAAAACTTCATCGCTGAGCTCTTTCCCGACAA GTGGTTTGACATTGGCTGTTTGATCTTGGAGGACCCTAATAACAGTGTCCGCATCGAGGTCTTCACTCAGGCAACTCCTCTGGCTCTAGATCACGTCCAACAG GCCCAGTCCCTGACCCCTCCTGACTACAGCCTGCGCTGGTCAGGTCTGATTGTTACAATGGGTGAGGTCCTGGAGCGCAGCCTGCCCAACATCAACAGGACAGACTGGCATCAGGCCATGACGGGCATGACCCAACGCCAAATGATCCAGAGTGCTGCCAAAGCACTGGCTGGGATCTACAAACAGCAGCTGCCCCCCAGGACTGTGTGA